The genomic DNA GTCTGGTAGCAATTCATCGACCAATTTCATCACTTCGACGTCGTAACCTGTGGCGTTTCCTTTGTCATCTGTCCAGGACATCGGCTTTGTCGATTGGTCGTAGGCCACTTTTATCGTGCGAACATCCGTATCGGAATCAGCTGCATTTCCTGAACTGCAGCCTGCTAAAATGGCAACGAGTGCTAAACCGACGGCGGCAAGTTTTGTATATTTTTTCTTTTTCATCATGAACATCTCCTTTAGGTATGAGTTAGGCATGAACCGCGTTTTTCGCTTGATCTTGTTCAATGGCAGTGAGTGCTAGTTTTTTAATGGTCATATCGTCCATTGGTGGATTGTGCAACCCTGCGCGAACGTCGCGATAATAACGTTGAAGGGGATTGCTACGTTGTAAGCTTTTTGCACCGACAATGCGCATCGCTTTGTCAACAATCGTCACGGCTGAATTGGTCACGGTATGTTTGACGACACCGATTTCATTGGTCAGAAGGGCTCTTCGGTCTTCATCGTCATAGGTTTCTGCCACACCATAGATGAGATGCCTTGCTTGGATTAAAGCCAAATCGATTTCGCCAATAAGCTGTTGGACATTCGGCAATTGGCTAATGGGCCCGTTTAGACTGTTTGGCTTATGGTTATTGGCAAAGTGAACGGCGTAATCACGTGCAGCTTGCGCAATGCCAAGATAGCACGCGGGAATGTGTAGCAACCAAGCGTTAATTTGCCCTCCACTAGGTGTTTCTGGAAGTTCAACGAGTTTCGACGCATCGACGGCGACATTGTTGAGTACAAGATCATGGCTGGCGGTTCCTTTCATTGAAATGACGTCCCATGTTTCTTCTATTGAAATACCGGCTAAATCTCGATGGAGTAGGAAGAAGCCGACGCGCTGTTGTTCTTCAATCCAGGCAGATGTTAGAAAATACGTTAAAACAGGGGAGGCGGTAGTGAAAATTTTGCGTCCTGTTAGCATCCAAGTGTCCCCTTTTTTGACGGCTGTTGTGCCAGGGCGCCCACCACGTGTAGGGCTTCCTGTTTGGGCTTCACTGACTGACCGATTGATTAATGCGCCATTTAGTACTTCGTTGGCGAAGAAATCTAGGTTGTCATCCGTCCATAACTTTCTCTCAAAAAGTTCACCAACAACGCCAAGGTTCCAACCGATAGAAAGGGCTGTGTTGGCATCATAGCTGGCAAGCGTTTCTTGGAGAAGCACCATATCATAGACGGAAAGCCCCTCGCCACCATAAGCAGTTGGCAGTGTGCTGCTTGTATAACCAATGTCCACTAGTGCCTGTATGTTGTCTTTCGGGAAGATAGATAGTTCATCAATTTGTGCTGCTGAGCTTTTGAATGTAGCTTCTTTCTCCTGCAGTTTTTGTAGCCACCGTTTCTGCCGTTCGGTTTTCGCGAATATGTTCACTGTGCATTCCCCCTTTTTTAGGTTAAAAGATCTTGAATTTATTATATGTTAGTAATTCTTATTTGTTTACTAGGTTTTATGATAAGCGAAGCCCAATTTAATTGTCAAGAGGGCATTTGTTTATTTTTGAAAGAGTATGGAAATTGGAGAGTATTTGGCATGAATTGTAGCAGTGGCTGGCTCCCGTCTTTTAACTGCGGACTAGTTGTGAAGCATTCCTCTTTAATTCGACCGTGTCTATCAATTCTTGTAACTGTGTATGGAGGCGAAGAGCACAATCCGCATCTGTAATGGGATTAGCGGATTGCTCCTTATCGATGCAAGAATTAATGAAATACACGCCTTGCGTCGAGCTTCCTTTCAAGTTATAAATTAGTGGCTTCAACGAATATTCAATCGCCAGCAAATGCGCCGAACTGCCACCAACCATGAGTGGTAAAACAGGTAAGCCGTTGAAGGCATGCTCAGGCAATAAATCAAAAAGTGACTTCAACACACCTGTATAAGACCCTTTGTAAACAGGCGAGGCGATGACAACCCCATTCGCATCCTCCACTTGCGCCACAATGTTTTGAATCGTAGGGCTATCGAAGCGCGCATAAACTAAATCTTCTGGTGGGATATCTGTAACAGAAATATAAGAGACGGAGATCTCCTTTTTCTGTAGTGTTGATTCAATATACTGCAAGACAAGATCTGTTCTAGAAGGCATAAATGGACTCCCAGAAATCATGACGATTTTATGCATCAAACAACCCACTTTCTTTTTTTATGTACGAAAAAATCCCTCTACTTTCATAGAAAGAGGGATCGACTGTTGAGTGCGATAGCTCTTATCTTTCAAGAATGGACTCTTGCTGGAGGTAGCACCTTCCTGTCAAACAGAGGTTGCTGAAGCATCATCGGACCAGTCCCTACGCTTCTCTTGATAAGTAGATATAAAGTTGTTGGAATTAACAATATAGTATGTCTTTATGGTTGTCAAGGTTAAAGTTTAGTATTTTAATAGGGATAGTTTAAATGACGGCGTGTGGTGGATGAACCCATTCCAAAACTATTCAACTTCAATGGCCTGGTATCCAACTTTCACTACTTTATGTCCAAGATTTAATTTTGTAGGAATTATAATGGTATTAAAAAGCTACTGTCTAACTAGATTTGTCTGTCATATACCAGAAACACTACCTAGCTTAAATATCATATTTGAGAGCCAAAAAGGGGTTAAATATAATTTTTGTTTTTAGGGTACAATTTACAGCTCTTTTCTTCTGTTATATGCTTGGTATAGGAAGGGACGTCTCACTCCTTCATTACCGAAAACGAGCACTACTATAGATAAATTACACCTTGGAGAATGCATCATTACTTTGGAAAAAGGATGTGTTGAGATGGCTGTAATGACATGTGTGAAAGAATCTTCAATGCCTTATCATACGGCAATGATGGTTCGAAAAAAGAAGAAAACGTATGTGAAGCATGACCAGATATTTAAAGAACTGATTCACAATTTCTTTATAGAGTTTCTGGACGTGTTTTTTCCAGAGGTTCATGCAGGAATCGATTTCAAGTCGATCAAACCGCTATCTGAAGAGTTGTATACGGATTTGATCAAAGGTGAAAATCGACGAGTTGACATTATCATTGAAGCAAAGTTGAAAGGTACAGATACACTCATTATTGTTCATGTGGAGCCGCAAAGTACATATCAAGAGGACTTTCATAAGCGGATGTATTTGTATTTCAGTTTGCTTTATAACAAATACAGAAAGTCCATTTTGCCGATTGCGATTTTTAGTTATGATGGCAAACATACGGAATATGATCAATTTACGATGGAGTTTTCATTCTTTCATGTGCTGACTTTTAACTTTCTGATGCTCGAATTAAAGAAGAAAAACTGGCGGGATTACACCAAGTCAGACAATCCAGTAGCAGCGGCATTGTTTGGGAAAATGGGCTATCGGAAAGAGGATAAGGTACAGATAAAGCTGGAGTTTTTGAAAATGCTCGTTAGGATGCAATTGGACCCAGCACGTACAAGGTTCGTCAACGATTTCTTTGAACAATATTTGAAACTAGATGACGAAGAGGAGGAAGAGCTGATGCAAGAAGTTATCCGATTGGAGAGCGAAGGTGAAATCAAGTTCACGCAGTTGCCAAATTATTGGGAGGAGAGAGGGATTCGGAAGGGGATAGAACAAGGTATAGTAGAGGGGAAAAAGGAAGTCGTGCTGGAGATGTTGAAAGAAGGCATTTAGTTGGAGGTAATTACCAAGGTGACGCATTTAGATCAAGAAAAGATTGAAGAACTGCGAGAAACGCTTCAATAGAGAGTAGTATAGTTACAACTGCAATTTGAAAAGCACAAACGGTGTCCATACCAGACACCGTTTGTGCTTTTTTCAGGTGAGTGTTTTTGCACCAGGCTCCCTCTCATGACATCAAGTTCCGATACCGCATCTGAATCTCTTGACGAGGCTCCGTACCGTATTCCTGTCGTAGCATCTTTTCCAGCGTACTATAGTACTCCTTCACCTTCGCTCTATTCCCAATCGAGTCATATAACTGCATCAACTTATAGTAAATCTCATCGACATGCGGATACAAGGTTTGGGCACGTAAATACAACGTAATCAGCTCAGGATACTGCTTTTGCACCTGTAAAAACTTCGCAATTGTAAACAACTGTGTAAACCAAAC from Sporosarcina sp. FSL K6-1522 includes the following:
- the ssuE gene encoding NADPH-dependent FMN reductase, which encodes MHKIVMISGSPFMPSRTDLVLQYIESTLQKKEISVSYISVTDIPPEDLVYARFDSPTIQNIVAQVEDANGVVIASPVYKGSYTGVLKSLFDLLPEHAFNGLPVLPLMVGGSSAHLLAIEYSLKPLIYNLKGSSTQGVYFINSCIDKEQSANPITDADCALRLHTQLQELIDTVELKRNASQLVRS
- a CDS encoding DUF4351 domain-containing protein, producing the protein MAVMTCVKESSMPYHTAMMVRKKKKTYVKHDQIFKELIHNFFIEFLDVFFPEVHAGIDFKSIKPLSEELYTDLIKGENRRVDIIIEAKLKGTDTLIIVHVEPQSTYQEDFHKRMYLYFSLLYNKYRKSILPIAIFSYDGKHTEYDQFTMEFSFFHVLTFNFLMLELKKKNWRDYTKSDNPVAAALFGKMGYRKEDKVQIKLEFLKMLVRMQLDPARTRFVNDFFEQYLKLDDEEEEELMQEVIRLESEGEIKFTQLPNYWEERGIRKGIEQGIVEGKKEVVLEMLKEGI
- a CDS encoding acyl-CoA dehydrogenase family protein, translating into MNIFAKTERQKRWLQKLQEKEATFKSSAAQIDELSIFPKDNIQALVDIGYTSSTLPTAYGGEGLSVYDMVLLQETLASYDANTALSIGWNLGVVGELFERKLWTDDNLDFFANEVLNGALINRSVSEAQTGSPTRGGRPGTTAVKKGDTWMLTGRKIFTTASPVLTYFLTSAWIEEQQRVGFFLLHRDLAGISIEETWDVISMKGTASHDLVLNNVAVDASKLVELPETPSGGQINAWLLHIPACYLGIAQAARDYAVHFANNHKPNSLNGPISQLPNVQQLIGEIDLALIQARHLIYGVAETYDDEDRRALLTNEIGVVKHTVTNSAVTIVDKAMRIVGAKSLQRSNPLQRYYRDVRAGLHNPPMDDMTIKKLALTAIEQDQAKNAVHA